Proteins from one Rosa chinensis cultivar Old Blush chromosome 7, RchiOBHm-V2, whole genome shotgun sequence genomic window:
- the LOC112178810 gene encoding major strawberry allergen Fra a 1.08: MGVFTYESEFTSVIPPTRLFKAFVLDADNLIPKIAPQAVKSTEILQGDGGVGTIKKINLGEGSEYSYVKHQIDGIDKENFVYKYSMIEGDAISDKIEKISYETKLVASSDGGSLIKSTSNYHTKGDVEIKEEHVKAGKERAAGLFKIIESHLLANPDAYN; this comes from the coding sequence ATGGGTGTCTTCACTTATGAATCTGAGTTCACCTCTGTCATCCCACCAACCAGGTTGTTCAAGGCCTTCGTCCTGGATGCAGACAACCTCATTCCCAAGATTGCTCCCCAAGCAGTTAAGAGTACCGAGATTCTTCAAGGAGATGGAGGTGTCGGAACCatcaagaagatcaacctcGGGGAAGGAAGTGAATACAGCTACGTGAAGCATCAGATTGACGGAATTGACAAGGAGAACTTTGTGTACAAGTACAGCATGATTGAAGGAGATGCTATCTCAGACAAAATTGAGAAGATCTCGTATGAGACCAAGTTGGTAGCATCTTCCGACGGAGGCTCCCTCATTAAGAGCACCAGCAACTACCACACCAAGGGTGACGTCGAGATCAAGGAAGAGCATGTTAAGGCTGGCAAAGAAAGGGCTGCTGGTTTGTTCAAGATTATTGAGAGCCACCTTCTGGCTAACCCTGATGCTTACAACTAA